The DNA segment gggcaaggtttaggaacctttctttctctaaggccatattcatcacattttttaaaatactctctaagtctacttctacggtttgaataaaaaagccaattaagagccattctaaccttttcaatttctatgtttaaaattcgcataccatcaccgacaattaaatgataaatatgacaaatacatctaacatggaaaatattagtaaatgcaggatttagtgttgttgtaagcatgcctatagcactagtgttactagaagcattatccatagaaattgccattattttatcgctaaagcaaaaatatctacaaatatctgcaacagtgttagctataaacttacctgtgtgacgcgaattaattattctatatgcaattatgcgtttttgcattatccattcctcatctatccaatgacttgtaacagttagataatcacaatcattaccacttctaccaatatcagtagtaatagaaatccgattaggtatatgagtaaataaataccgcaaatattgttcatattcatgtttgaatttataaatatcactcttaactgttgcgcgaggccaacctttataagtaggattaaaaactcttctaatataatgaacccaattaggattagaagcaaaagtataaggtaagcacataacagtaatcatctttgctaattcttcacgatctctatttggatcgtaatataaaatacctccggtgacagtgttaattcctggttgaactagatttgaacttgtactagggttaaccgcagaatctacacttgtcccctctacctgcgctttcatttgaaaaaatctagccttatctctagggtgtgtttttatgtgcctagtcaaactacccgtgccgctacggtctccagtatatttatgcgacattaatttcccacaagttttacacttagccttattttgttctcttacttgagtaaaaaaattccaaactaatgatgtttctaggcgtttagcaggttctctattaaaagtaggagtttctacaggtgggtcgaccggtgcatcagttgggttattaagaggactagtaggtgtatcatctaaatccggtgcttgggtttcatcatcatcctcattttcctcattattttctaagatggtttcattaggataaagagcattcataatttcatcatctaatctatcacctggtgcaacattatgataaaattcactatcggtaaattgaaaacaagggtgatcactatcaagaattacggaaggaggaggacgtctaggttggcgactactttcaacttgcttatcttttctaggtcggggagccgggggaagggtagttggttggccactactttcaccggttttatcttttcctttaccaaacatttttttcaaagtaaatgccatattaattataattatgcaaactaaaccacacaaaaatatattcttaaaacgtaagagttgaaacgagtttaccggattgccgaacaacttcttgaaaattgaaaatcgttgaacacttgaaaacttcaattcaacaacttcacaatttttcacgaaatttcaacaatagattaagtaattgtagtagagagattgagagagattgagagatattgatgaattggtgaataaaaatgaaagaatgaggggtatttatagttgagaaatggggaaaagtgtaattatataaagtttggggttaaaataaagtttgggggccaaatggccattttctAAACTACCAAACGGTCAAAAAAGCCCCAAACGGCTactttttaaatatggccgttgggctgttttttaaaaaaaaaaaaaattatagccGTTAGGCCCGCTGGGCCCGGACCAGGCCCGCCAaccggtcccgggctaaatggtcccgggctcgtgggcttaccAAACAAGACCGGCCCGCCTCGGGCTTTAAGAGACCACTAGGACCGGCCCACCAAGCCCGTGAGGCCCGTtaagaccgcgggcccggtccggtccggttcggGACCGGCCCACAGTGCAGCATTATAAACACACACTTAAAATTAGTATGCATAATTTCTACTTTGACTTTTGAGGCATGGGAAAtgccaagaaaaagaaaaaggcatGGGAAATGGGCAAACAGCTATTTTCATGCCTGTTTTGAGGTATTTTTGAGACGGAAAGGGGATCATTTTTAGGGGGTATATGCTATAGTAGGTAATTTTGACAGTATGATAATATTTAATACAGtagtaatttttaaaatttatatagtTTGTTTTAACTCAAATGAACAGCTTTATTAAATTGAATCAGCCATCaaaaaaattacattaaaattaGGTGCATGCTTCGAACATAAGTTTAGCAATGAGCAACTAAATTTACTTGCCTTTTTATCCAGACAAAAGAAATATTAGGATTTTGGCCATGGATTTATTTCAAAGTTTTCGGGTTTAAACTCTGGCTATAAAAATATCATATTAATACAGGACGAATTCGAATTAGTCGAGCCTAATATATAATACAGAAGAGTGGGACCGACAAACGACCTCAtatctccttcttttttttctccccACCCCACCCGACTCCAAACCTCATATATCTCCTACTTACCAAAGGCCTCCATTTCCAAATGTCAACACAACTGTGCACCAAAAAGCCAAAAGAATCAGTGAGAAAATAACAATGGAAACTCGAACTGGCAATTCCCTTAGCCTCATTCTGCAAGACCCTAATGACCTGAAAACTGACTTCAACTCCCTCTTCAACAATCTCAACACTTCCCTTTTATCTACCCCAACTACAACTTTACACCACAAGAATACCAAATCAAGAAACCATTTTTTCAGTCCCAAATTCAAGTTTTCCTCAACTTCTGTCTCAATTGAAGCACAAATCAAGAACCCCACTTCCAATTTTCTTAAACCTGCCACTAGGGACTCCCCAAAAGTTCAGGTTTTATTCAAGAATCTTTCTATTGTTGAAAGAGCACTTATTGGTGCAGCTTCTGGTGGCATTGCTGGTGCATTTACATATGTGTGTCTTCATCCACTTGACACTATTAAAACTAAGCTCCAAACAAAAGGTGCATCTGAAATTTACAGTGGAACAATTGATGCATTTGTCAAGACTTTTCAAAGTAAGGGGATTCTTGGGTTTTACAGTGGTGTTTCTGCTGTAATTGTTGGTTCCACTGCTTCTTCTGCTGTGTATTTTGGGACTTGTGAGTTTGGTAAGTCAATCTTGTCTAAATTCCCACAATACCCTTCTGTGCTTATCCCACCAACAGCCGGTGCAATGGGGAATATAGTGTCATCTGCTATAATGGTTCCAAAGGAATTGATTACTCAGAGAATGCAAGCTGGTGCTAAAGGGAGGTCTTGGCAGGTGTTAATGAGAATCTTGGAAAAAGATGGAATCTTGGGATTGTATTCTGGTTATAGTGTTACATTGTTGAGGAATTTGCCTGCTGGGGTTTTGAGTTATTCATCATTTGAGTACTTGAAAGCTGCGGTGTTGAGTAATACGAAAAGGGAACGTTTGGAGCCGTTTCAGAGTGTTTTTTGTGGGGCATTGGCTGGTGCAATATCAGCTTCAATAACAACACCTTTGGATGTGGTGAAGACTAGGTTGATGACTCAAGTTGTTCATTCTGAAGCTGCTAATAAGGCTGCTGCAGCAATGGTTACTGGCGTCTCGGCTACTGTTAAACAGATATTGAAAGAAGAAGGGTGGGTTGGTTTTACAAGGGGAATGGGTCCTAGAGTACTACATAGTGCTTGTTTTTCAGCTCTCGGGTACTTTGCGTTTGAGACAGCTAGGCTTACAATTCTGGATCAGTATCTGAAGCATAAGGAGCTTGAGAGTTTGGTTCCTGCAGATGCAGCACAAGCCGATTAGAGCGTATGAGTATGGCTCTTAAATATAGTTGCTAAAACCTTTGGTAAGTGATCTTTTATCTTAAGATTACTGTCTTCGCTGGCTTAGAAGAATGTCTGTGGATTCAGTTTGCTAATTTTAGACGGATATGTATAGCTGCTTGCCTGCTTCTTGTTATCTTATTCTGGCACTATATTACTACCTTAAAGCTTAAATGATATGAAGTGCACTATAGTAAATTTCTGGTCGGAAGCAGCACTTTTATTGGATCTTATACAGTCCATTTATTTCAAAAATCAACTAACTAGAACCAAAATAAGTGTCTCTTCTAATTATGCATGTCACTTAAGGTGATAGTCTAGCATCGGTTTACCCGACTGAAAATGTGAGAACATCGATGTACTGTTGAATAATTAATTTAAGTATAATTAAGTTGTGCAAGAGAATGCCTTATATTTGAGCTACATATTTATGGATTGAAGGACAATAAAAATGAAccaccaaaaaaagaaaagaaacagagaGCAGTAGGGTAACACAATGAAAGATGGACATGAACACTATTGGTTGGCTTGCTCGTTGACAGAATGATTGTGTCACATACTTCttcagaggaaataagaaaattTTCAGATTGCTGGTTTTGCTATATTATTTCCTTGCTTTTCATTTCATCGAGTGGAATATAATGGAACGTAAAGTAGCTCTACTGTTTACACAATGACAGTGTTTTTTGGTGAGCTGTTGTAGCCAAGTCTTGCCTAGGAGGATGCAAGTCTTCCTGATTGACCTTTGAATCTGCGATGTGGTCAGCACATGCATTCATTTTGCATTAGTGTGTGGCTGAATTAGTAATATGCTTAAATCGTTTTACATTCTCTATTGCCCTACTCTGCTGTGTCTGATGCAGAGAATAGTTTTATCACTCTGTCAAGTTGCCTGAATGACATCTGAAATTTGTCTTTTTCGGATCATCACCAGTCCCTTATAATTTGTTATTTAACTCTGCTATTAGGCTGTCTGTATGCGGGATTATCCTGCATACTGCATCATTATGGAATGCATAAAATTCCTCCAAAGACAGCAGGTACTGAGCTTCCTTTTAAGAAATCATCTAATGAACTTGTAAAGCTGatcaatagaaaaaaaaagaatagaaaagaaCTACTATTCCCAGTCAAGAGAAATACCTTGGAATCCATTAAGGATGTCATTTAGGGGATCTTCCTCCAAGCCAATTATTGCTGTCCAGAATTGCCTGCTCGCATATATTTTGGTGTGTACTCATCTCAGGGTTATACTTTTTATCCATTGTCAATTTCTAAGTCCCCATTAGTTCAATATGATAGTTGGAAAGAGGATATCCCTTCAGAGCAGTCCCTATGTGATCAATCTAATATACGCAATTGCTAAAGCGTCGACTGCCAGCCTCTCTTGTTTCCCCTTTCTGCGGGGCATGAATGTTGTAATTAACATTCTCCTGTTTCCAACTTTTATGCAAATGACGGTTGAAAACGCCTGACCTTTAGGGATCAGAAAGCCTCTATTAGCATAATCAAACTTATGATCAGCAATGATTCTTTTTCCAATAAAGTCTTATGATATGTTATGATAACTTGctcttaaaacaaaataagatttCTAGGCTCTTGAAAGAAGTACCTTGATGCTCCCTGACATAAAAAATACAATCAAATGGCTAGTTCCATGAAAAGAATACCCAAAAAAAACATAACCTTGCATCCAATTCCATCAATCCTTAAACTCCGTTTCGAGGGTTTCCGGATGTTGGCGATGTTACCCTTTCCCATTTAACATGGTTCATTCTCTCTTTGACCTTCAATCTCTCCTCCCTCcctcctcccacaggattttctTTTTGGACATATTGACTATTACAAGTTACCTTGGGGAATACTAGACATTACATTTTAGTATGTGTCGGAGTGCATCTTTTTCTGGTTGTGCATACTACAGCTTCATCTTAATGCtgtcttttaaataaaatttcattttactgattcaaaaagaaaataaaaggcaaAAGTGCATCTTTGCTCAGTTGCTGTTGGAATTCTGCATGTATTGGCTGCATTCATATTTTATTCCCTTTAACAGTTGGACTTGGCAATTCAATTTGGTTCCTGAGACTGTCAGGAAACATTACAATGCACGTTCTCATATTTCTCAACTTTGGGGTGCATTTTCCAACATATGGGGATGAGATAGGAATATTTCTTCAAATTGTTAAGGGATGAAGACCGAAAATCTTTGTTCATTGTTGCAAATCAAACAGGCCATTAACGGCTTAACCAGTTAGGAGATATTGCATCCACAACTTTTTGCTAAATGTTGCATCACTGCCCCAATTTTGATGTTGCATCACCAACTTATATTACAGAACACAATGCTCCGTGACATTGGAGTTGATTGGTCCAACTATGATCTCTAAAAGGCAATGCACATCTGTGATGATTATATGTGTCGAGTGCTCTTTAATAGCAGTAAAGAAAGAAGTAATTTCCTTTGCAGCTATGCTTTTTCTTGAGATATCTAATAATTTTAACAAGTTCTGCAGTATGTTTTTGTTGGTTGGTTCTTACACTCTCCTCTGCTGATTCATtgacctttttttctttttcttttgtagaTACATCAAACGAAGCACTAGCCCTGTTTGGCAATTGGCACTTCTCTCTTCAGTTACCATGCCTGTCAATTCTAATCTCCTTATCAGCGGCAAGAATCCTACCTTGTAATTTCTGTAACTAGTTCAGAGGCTAAGCTATTTTAAGTCAATGAATAGGATACCATAAACAAGTTTTTCTTCAAGGAAGAAATTTTGTTTATAGCACCTGAACAAGGGATGCTTTTATCAGCTAGTTTCTTCTATCAATTCAACAATGATTTTCTTGGAGTGAGTCTCTAGCATTTGTTTTTGGCTTCAGCAATGTATGTATTGCAGGTTCTTGATCCGAACATGGGGAAATGACTGTAAGGAGCATTAAACTTTTTTCCTTATACTTGGGGTTCTTTCTGATTTCAGATAAAACTATTGTGTTGGATTAGAATGTCTCCTTCGTATTTGGTGGGATGTACTAGGGGGAAATAATATACTATGTATTTGCTTTGTCCCATGCAGTATAGTCTAAGCTCAAAGGAGGTtctataaaataaaagaaagaacaaaaaggaaaaagatatGCAAGATATTAGAAGATCCTCTGATTATAATGGCCTAATGATAAAGGTTAAACGCTTATTGAATTTTACACCGTTAGCACAAGATTTAACAAAGGACATGTCGAAAGAAAATTAAacgagaatgaagaaagataaagGAATATGGTGAATTCAGAGaaagtcaattttataatttatgACATTTGcatcattttcaatttttactGAGTTAATAGAGATGAGAAGAATTTTCATAATATGAGACTAAAATTTGAATTCGCATTCTATTTTGCACATTGAACTGTTGCATGTGGAGTGCAACATTCTAATTCAATTTCTTAGAGCATGTTTGGCCAAATTTTTGGGtggtcaaaagtatttttttttttgcccAAAAAGTACTTCTTCCGTTTCAATTTAAATAAGGTAATTTGACTCGGCACAGAGTTTAAGAGTAAAGAGGgatacttttgaaatttgtggttttaaagcttaaggggtaaaaactTTATaaggccatgacatttgtgtggttataaaagtttctcattaagggtaaaaatgaaaagttaaagtCAAATTATTTCCAATTATATAAACGTGTCATTCTTTTTTGTAACGACCTGAtcgtcgttttgagcatttgtacttcgctcggtagtttgggggcacGGGTAGATCTGTATGATGTATTAGTActcgtgtgcaaaatttgagttcattccgagttcatttgatatgttttggcgcgaatttttggaagttgaaagttcgaaagttcattaagtttgatttagtttcgtcgtttcgatgttgttatgcatgatttaaggcctcgagtaagtccgtgtacattatggaacttgttggtatgttcctACGGGGTCCGTatgggctcgggtgagtttcgtatATATTTGGGTTGTGATgcactcgtttttcttatgtttcgacgtcgtttcgtcaagcataaatggtaccacattgaacaaaaGAGCTCCAATTTCTGTTTTGATTAAAGCATTAGATCTTATCATAATTATGGAGCCATAGcgaaaagaatcgtcgaatttggacattgtatgaggattttatggtcattttactagaAATTGGGTTgttagatttttcagattaattacgaaattgctgttgacttcgtatttaaaaatttgcattattttcaaatattgaaatcaacatatctccttcattataaggtcaaatggagtgattcaaaagcctaacttgactgaaatttcacaaggAGTCCATCTGAGGCATCAGAAGCAAGTTTCGGGATAGTTTGGCATGCAAAAACAGAACAGTTGGGCAAAAAATACTTAATATCGAAGGTTTGTTTATTtgttcatattttgagttggggagctcggatttggacaattTTTTGAGGCAATTTTCACTAtatggattgaggtaagtgttctatactcgattttggttatatttcatgaatccaccTTTGTTTCTGGCATttaattgatgatttcaaagtaaaaTTTGGAGGTTTtatctaaaatttcataaagtaaatgtttgagttttgaacattgattcagagtcggatttgagttaaactagtatggttagactcgtaattgaatgtgctgtcggattttgtgagttttgttggattccgaggtgcgggcccgagttggactttttggatgattttgagcttttgattaaagattcaacatttatcgattgggtttatttcctttggcattatttaatgtatttgagttgtttttggctagttttgaatCGTTCGGAGGTCGGTATGCGCGGGATGACATTTTTGGAGCAACGCTTGGCTTGCTCGgcattggaattggcttgttcgaggtaagtaatacttctaaacttggtgttgagggtatgaaaccccgaattacgtgcTATCTGATTGGTGTTATAGTGACacgcatgctaggtgacgggcgtgtgggtgtgcaccgtatgaattgtgactccgttatTTCTGTGGTACTCTGTAGTTACCTTATCTTACCTGTAGCCATAAAATTTCTATGTACTTGAGCTATTgagttgtgatccatgttagaaactatgactaggctacatgcttatcctgttgggacccactgaggtcattcCGATGTTGAGTTATGTGCTTTCATTGCTTTATATACTCAGTCAtacgcattcatatgcatatcatatctcagtctctattaccatttattgacacatcatatcattattttgggctagtttcttggcattgtgagcccgagagactggagaggttgatgacATAGTGAAGCCGAAGGCCTAATTATGAGtgacatttatgggatcgggctgcacgccggagcagttatattgatttatgatagcgcttgggctgaaggagcacctccggagtctacacacaccCCAAGTGAGTgcagttgattatattgagggatggatcttccctggacatgtaTATTGTCCGAATTATTTATATACTTGGGGATGGATCTTCTCATGGGCTGAATTTGGCCCTACTCAGTACTGATGGACCGATGgtcagttgatgtatatattccgggatggatcttccctgggccgaatttgccatatacagtactgagtgattgagcatAATGAGTGAAAAGAGTGAGACAGTGAGATTAAGTACTTTGAGAGTGTGACTACATGAGTTCATCTCTCAGATACATTGCATTAACATGCACACAAgacatacaggcatagagatgcatttttctcatGATGTACGGTATCATGTCATTCATGACTTCTTACACATATTGACATATGGGCATAAATAGGTATTTTACActtgctatctggaaagaaaatgaaacatcttatttattgttgaaaggatttttgggaaaaattacagttttcaaacttactcgtattttcgacgatttcggtaaaggatttgggttttcactgatatacttgaagaGCGAAACTATTTTTCGGAAAACTATGAAAAATCTGAGTATtctatctctgagttacttcttttgTTACTTGCTTTACGTTGATATGAACTGTTTTTGGCTATTGGTGTTGTGCCCGCCCTTTGTTccaactcgtcactactttcaacctaaggttaggtttgttagctattgagtacatggggtcggttgtactcgtactacacttctacaccttgcgtgcagatgttggttgttgatgttgttgtgatcGACGAGAGTTGGAATTGAAGACGTACCTACGTTCCGGTTGTAGCTGCCCcgtgttcatggtagccttagaataTAAAAAgatgtttatgtacttttcgaacagatgatgaatttatttcataccagctttgtaaattctaatcttagaagctcatgattggTACTACCAGTTCTTGGGAAATGTATATGATTcagatattttcttttacttaattGTCTTATTTCATTGAAATTTgatagttgttaattggcttacctagcgggttgggttaggtgccatcacgactagttggattttgggcgGTGACATTTTTAGAACGGACTAATAAGAAAAGTGTGTTATCTAAATTGAAACCGAGGGAGTACTTATTTGAAAATATGAGGTGTTTGACGAAAATAGAAAACTATTTTTGAGCAGCAGCAGAAACATTTTTTCTGATTTTGGGAAGAAGCTATAAATTCTACATTCTTCCGAGAAGCAgaaacaaaaaattatttttttcaagaTAAAAATGTCCTTGCcataaaattatattttctaatttATCCCTTATTAATTTAacctttacttttttttttttttatctcttacatttttttttctctttttttttatctttaccGTATTTTTATTATTCCTATCTTATTCCTATTTGGAATAATTTCACTACTAGAAATAgatctcttcttttttcttcggCCGTTTATTCTTTTCTTCATCTCCTAGTACTCTTTGAAATAACAAGGCTAATCATCAAATTCAAGAACTTTCttcataaaaaaattaattttttctagATAAAAA comes from the Nicotiana sylvestris chromosome 4, ASM39365v2, whole genome shotgun sequence genome and includes:
- the LOC104220724 gene encoding protein MITOFERRINLIKE 1, chloroplastic, with protein sequence METRTGNSLSLILQDPNDLKTDFNSLFNNLNTSLLSTPTTTLHHKNTKSRNHFFSPKFKFSSTSVSIEAQIKNPTSNFLKPATRDSPKVQVLFKNLSIVERALIGAASGGIAGAFTYVCLHPLDTIKTKLQTKGASEIYSGTIDAFVKTFQSKGILGFYSGVSAVIVGSTASSAVYFGTCEFGKSILSKFPQYPSVLIPPTAGAMGNIVSSAIMVPKELITQRMQAGAKGRSWQVLMRILEKDGILGLYSGYSVTLLRNLPAGVLSYSSFEYLKAAVLSNTKRERLEPFQSVFCGALAGAISASITTPLDVVKTRLMTQVVHSEAANKAAAAMVTGVSATVKQILKEEGWVGFTRGMGPRVLHSACFSALGYFAFETARLTILDQYLKHKELESLVPADAAQAD